Proteins co-encoded in one Nostoc sp. MS1 genomic window:
- a CDS encoding strawberry notch family protein: protein MVSLIATQGSLFDLQTVLDYGQSVVNVAQELSKSLIEQRAISTKTIQSQMNRHFHGTAAEGAWLWKDAYEAVEVASILYLRHLGLSTNPLEQLQLLESLCPTHTRRSEEQLQLQQFSTPLALAYLVSLAGQITTDDLALEPSAGTGILAQFAKLQGASLMLNEISSDRSKILRRLFPGVPLFSVNAEQINDYLAGKTQPSVVLMNPPFSASPKVNSRNPDATPRHINSALQRLSDRGRLVTISANWFSPNNHAWRDTFIKMQEKATVVLSVGINGKVYSKHGTHIDTRLTVIDKVPAADPQEIPCISDTVELAELATLIEQLAPRPVWERITPTAQTAVSKAIRLSSVKPKSAPVNQALSHFIDVVPLDYEVIDWAATESLKDALYETYRPQRIRIRDAKPHPSLLCESAALALVSPPSPTYKPHLPQHIVTQGLLSEAQLESVIYAGQAHSEYLSGSYIVEDSWDNVTVAANSEENAVRFRRGWFLGDGTGAGKGRQCAGIILDNWCQGRKKAIWISKSSALIEDARRDWCAMGGDGKDIIDLSNIKLGDRIPFTEGILFCTYSTLRSQKNGKSRLKQIVEWAGKEYEGAICFDECHSMGNAMAQEGTLGLVAASQQGIVGLRLQNALPLARVIYVSATGATKVSNLSYANRLGLWQTGDFPFNSREDFVESIEVGGIAAMEVVARDLKALGLYLARSLSFDGVEYEMLEIELTPTQERIYDNYADAFQIIHNNLHKALEACNITGAKTYNRAAKMSAMSQFESHKQRFFNHLLTGMKCPMLIKAIEQDLAQGNAVVIQIVSTNEELLKRRLGEVPAEEWKDLNLDLTPREYVLDYLVSAFPVHLHEIHSSSEGEERSEPAFDADGSPIVSSEAVALRDALVDRLASLNPIPGALEQLLWHFGHKQVAEVTGRSKRVLKDDSGRLFVDSRGSNANIAETNAFMAGDKQILIFSDAGGTGRSYHADLNAQNRRRRSHYLLEAGWRADNAIQGLGRSHRTNQASAPVFRPVTTDVRGERRFISTIARRLDSLGALTRGQRQTGGNGIFDAKDNLESNYAEYALYELFKQIFQGRFYEVPLGKFEEMTGLSLTSHEGGMKIDLPPLRQFLNRLLALTIRMQNLIFERFELLLSQQIETAIAHGVFEIGVETLRAEKFTVESCESVYTHPQTGSVTNYLKIERTQRNNIRTADEMLEFAPQHQGRFLINEKSGHAAVSIPTHSLFDSEGGVVPRVLLIRPQKETRVPVKDLESSTWKQVSTDAFTAAWSKEVAELPQFTTDYLHLVTGILLPIWKILPQKNSRVFRLQTSEGQKILGRVVHASDIQTVTEQLGLKNQLLSPTELVSLVLNEGYSQQLPGGVTLRRSYIAGEPRLELVEALSLADRLIAVGCFTEIIQWRKRLFVPTGDKAASILADVIRIIG from the coding sequence ATGGTCAGCCTTATCGCTACGCAAGGCAGTCTGTTTGACTTGCAAACAGTTCTCGACTACGGGCAATCAGTAGTTAACGTTGCCCAAGAGTTGAGCAAATCACTCATTGAGCAACGGGCTATCTCCACAAAAACAATTCAGTCCCAGATGAACCGTCACTTCCACGGGACAGCAGCAGAGGGAGCATGGCTGTGGAAGGACGCTTATGAGGCGGTGGAAGTTGCGTCAATTCTCTACCTGCGCCACTTGGGATTATCCACCAATCCACTAGAACAGTTGCAACTGCTCGAATCACTCTGCCCCACGCATACCCGCCGCAGCGAAGAACAGTTGCAGCTTCAACAGTTCTCTACACCTCTGGCTTTGGCTTATTTAGTTTCCCTTGCCGGACAAATCACAACTGATGATTTAGCATTAGAGCCAAGTGCCGGGACTGGCATTCTAGCTCAGTTCGCCAAACTTCAGGGTGCGAGTCTGATGCTCAACGAAATCTCAAGCGACAGAAGCAAGATTCTCCGGCGACTGTTCCCTGGCGTTCCACTATTCTCCGTCAATGCCGAGCAGATCAACGACTATCTAGCAGGAAAGACTCAGCCGTCTGTTGTGCTGATGAATCCACCTTTCTCTGCATCCCCTAAAGTCAACAGTCGCAATCCTGATGCTACACCACGGCATATTAACTCGGCGTTACAGAGACTTAGCGATCGCGGACGCTTGGTAACAATCTCCGCTAACTGGTTCTCACCAAATAATCATGCTTGGCGCGATACCTTCATCAAGATGCAGGAGAAAGCAACCGTAGTTCTTTCGGTTGGCATTAACGGTAAGGTCTACAGCAAACACGGGACTCACATTGATACCCGATTGACGGTAATCGACAAAGTTCCGGCGGCTGATCCACAAGAAATTCCTTGTATTAGCGATACCGTTGAACTAGCCGAACTCGCCACGCTGATTGAGCAACTAGCACCGCGACCAGTTTGGGAACGAATTACTCCAACTGCTCAAACAGCCGTATCGAAAGCGATTCGTTTAAGTTCTGTTAAGCCAAAATCAGCACCAGTTAATCAAGCATTATCCCATTTTATTGATGTTGTACCTTTAGATTATGAGGTTATTGATTGGGCTGCTACTGAGAGCTTAAAGGATGCACTCTATGAAACTTATCGCCCACAAAGAATCCGAATCAGGGACGCAAAACCACATCCCTCGCTTTTATGCGAAAGTGCAGCCCTAGCCTTAGTCTCTCCCCCATCTCCTACATACAAACCGCATCTCCCTCAGCACATCGTCACCCAAGGCTTGTTATCCGAGGCACAGCTTGAAAGCGTAATTTACGCAGGTCAGGCTCACTCTGAATATTTATCAGGGTCTTATATTGTGGAAGATTCGTGGGATAATGTGACTGTAGCCGCAAATAGTGAAGAAAACGCTGTTAGATTTCGCCGTGGCTGGTTCTTAGGTGATGGCACTGGTGCGGGTAAAGGTAGACAATGCGCGGGAATCATCCTCGACAATTGGTGTCAGGGTCGCAAGAAAGCCATCTGGATTTCCAAGAGTTCTGCATTAATTGAGGATGCGCGACGTGATTGGTGTGCTATGGGCGGTGATGGAAAGGACATCATCGACCTCAGTAATATCAAACTTGGCGATCGCATCCCTTTCACTGAAGGTATTCTGTTCTGCACATATTCCACGCTGCGATCGCAAAAGAACGGTAAAAGCCGTCTCAAGCAGATTGTTGAGTGGGCAGGCAAGGAGTATGAGGGTGCGATCTGTTTTGACGAGTGCCATTCAATGGGAAACGCAATGGCGCAAGAAGGTACACTCGGCTTAGTCGCAGCATCTCAGCAGGGTATTGTTGGGCTACGGTTACAAAATGCCCTACCACTAGCACGGGTTATCTATGTCTCTGCTACCGGAGCCACCAAAGTCTCTAACTTGTCTTACGCCAATCGCTTAGGGTTGTGGCAGACTGGTGATTTCCCGTTTAACTCGCGTGAGGATTTCGTGGAGTCCATCGAAGTCGGCGGTATTGCGGCAATGGAAGTGGTAGCACGAGATTTAAAGGCGTTGGGGTTGTATCTGGCGCGGAGTCTTTCCTTCGACGGAGTTGAGTACGAGATGTTAGAAATCGAACTTACTCCTACCCAGGAACGGATTTATGATAACTACGCCGATGCCTTTCAAATCATACATAATAACTTGCATAAAGCTTTAGAAGCCTGCAACATCACTGGTGCTAAAACTTACAATCGAGCAGCTAAAATGTCTGCCATGTCTCAGTTTGAATCGCACAAGCAACGGTTCTTTAACCATTTGCTCACAGGTATGAAGTGTCCCATGCTAATCAAGGCGATTGAACAGGATTTAGCTCAAGGTAATGCTGTTGTCATCCAAATTGTATCGACTAACGAGGAATTGCTTAAACGGCGACTGGGGGAAGTTCCGGCAGAGGAATGGAAGGATTTAAACCTTGATTTAACACCCCGTGAGTATGTTCTTGACTACTTAGTGAGTGCCTTTCCCGTACATCTGCATGAGATTCACTCATCCTCTGAAGGTGAAGAACGCTCCGAACCTGCTTTCGATGCTGATGGTTCACCTATTGTTTCATCTGAAGCTGTAGCTTTGAGAGATGCACTGGTTGACCGATTGGCAAGCCTTAATCCAATTCCTGGTGCTTTAGAACAACTACTGTGGCACTTCGGTCACAAACAGGTTGCTGAAGTAACTGGTCGCAGTAAGCGAGTTCTCAAGGACGATTCTGGACGACTGTTTGTGGATTCACGCGGAAGTAATGCGAATATTGCGGAAACTAATGCTTTTATGGCAGGAGACAAGCAGATTCTCATCTTCTCTGATGCTGGTGGTACGGGGCGCAGTTACCATGCTGACCTCAACGCACAGAATCGTCGGCGGCGATCGCACTATCTGCTCGAAGCTGGTTGGAGGGCTGACAATGCCATTCAAGGGCTTGGGCGTAGTCACCGTACAAACCAAGCATCAGCACCAGTCTTCCGTCCAGTGACTACTGATGTGCGCGGTGAACGCCGATTCATCAGCACTATTGCTAGACGGCTGGACAGTTTGGGCGCACTCACCAGAGGACAAAGACAGACTGGCGGTAACGGCATATTTGATGCCAAGGATAATCTAGAATCGAACTACGCAGAGTACGCTTTGTATGAGTTATTTAAACAGATATTCCAAGGTCGGTTTTACGAAGTGCCTTTGGGTAAATTTGAGGAAATGACTGGACTATCGCTAACATCTCACGAAGGGGGGATGAAGATCGACCTCCCACCCTTGCGACAATTCCTCAATCGGCTGCTGGCTTTGACTATCAGGATGCAGAATCTGATTTTCGAGCGTTTTGAACTGTTGTTGAGTCAACAAATTGAAACTGCGATCGCACATGGTGTATTTGAAATCGGAGTAGAAACACTTCGGGCTGAAAAGTTCACTGTAGAAAGTTGCGAATCAGTTTATACTCATCCCCAAACTGGAAGCGTGACTAACTATCTCAAGATAGAACGCACCCAAAGGAACAATATCAGAACTGCTGATGAGATGCTTGAGTTTGCCCCCCAGCACCAGGGTCGGTTCTTGATCAATGAGAAATCCGGTCATGCTGCTGTGTCAATTCCTACTCATAGTTTATTCGACTCTGAGGGTGGTGTTGTACCACGAGTTCTTCTCATTCGTCCTCAAAAGGAAACCCGTGTACCAGTCAAGGATCTGGAATCTTCAACTTGGAAGCAGGTTTCGACTGATGCGTTTACTGCTGCTTGGTCAAAGGAAGTTGCAGAACTACCTCAGTTCACAACTGACTATCTGCATTTGGTCACAGGAATACTGTTACCTATCTGGAAAATTCTGCCACAGAAGAACAGCCGAGTATTCCGATTGCAAACTAGTGAGGGTCAGAAAATTCTGGGGCGGGTTGTTCATGCCTCGGACATCCAAACAGTTACAGAGCAACTTGGACTCAAGAATCAGTTGTTAAGTCCCACAGAACTTGTTTCACTGGTTCTCAACGAGGGGTACTCTCAACAATTGCCGGGAGGCGTAACTTTGCGACGCTCTTATATTGCTGGTGAACCTCGTTTGGAATTGGTTGAGGCTCTTTCCCTGGCTGACCGACTTATTGCTGTTGGATGTTTCACTGAAATCATCCAGTGGCGCAAGCGGTTGTTTGTGCCAACGGGCGACAAGGCTGCGTCAATTCTGGCTGATGTGATTAGAATTATTGGGTAA
- a CDS encoding IS1380 family transposase translates to MTPTFTDITPKQFKFSGEKSHPIVVNFQGGTVTSDAGLSLIAEIDRKLEITSKFAQCFQDYRQPNRVDHSVESLIKQRIYGLVMGYEDLNDHEELRHDPMFALAVLKTIGIEDEPAILAGKSTLNRLEHCPEEIEQGVDSRYHKIGHSRSEIESLFVKIFLESYAKEPRQIILDLDVTDDLVHGNQEQVFFNTYYGGYCYAPLYIFCGKHLLASKLRPSNVDPAFGALSELQRVIKQIRQQWKNVEILVRGDSAYSRDDIMRWCESQPGLDYVFGLAQNSRLIGMTTTTQNRASLEFEQKLSTVVSFLETVFQPDEQLPSLAEDLIDNSIWYKSLDYQTRESWSRSRRVVCKVEYGTKGAKIRFVVTSLATNKVPPSQLYKQKYCQRGEMENRFKEQQLELFSDRTSTHTFAGNQLRLWFSSVAYVLMNALRQKCLAKTELQNATVGTIRTKLLKLGALITISTRRILIAITSSCPYKHIFATAHRRLKMLPNTA, encoded by the coding sequence ATGACCCCGACTTTCACAGATATTACACCAAAACAATTCAAATTCTCCGGGGAAAAATCACACCCGATTGTAGTTAATTTTCAGGGTGGGACGGTAACATCGGATGCAGGATTAAGCTTAATTGCGGAAATAGACAGAAAATTAGAAATCACATCAAAATTTGCACAGTGTTTCCAAGATTACCGTCAGCCAAATCGAGTTGACCATTCAGTAGAGAGTTTAATTAAACAACGTATATACGGGTTAGTCATGGGATATGAAGACTTAAATGACCACGAGGAATTACGTCATGACCCGATGTTTGCTCTAGCAGTCTTAAAAACAATTGGAATAGAGGATGAGCCTGCAATATTGGCAGGAAAAAGTACATTAAACCGACTGGAACATTGCCCTGAAGAGATAGAACAAGGAGTAGACAGTCGTTATCATAAAATCGGGCATTCTCGATCAGAGATTGAAAGTTTATTTGTCAAAATATTTCTAGAATCTTACGCCAAAGAGCCAAGACAAATTATTTTGGATTTAGATGTAACTGATGACTTAGTACACGGCAATCAGGAGCAAGTTTTCTTCAATACTTATTATGGGGGATACTGCTATGCTCCACTGTATATATTTTGTGGAAAACATCTGTTAGCATCCAAACTTCGCCCTTCAAATGTAGACCCAGCATTTGGGGCATTATCAGAACTACAGAGAGTGATTAAACAAATACGTCAACAATGGAAGAATGTTGAGATTTTAGTACGTGGAGATAGTGCCTATTCTAGGGACGATATCATGAGGTGGTGTGAATCACAGCCCGGTTTAGATTATGTTTTTGGATTGGCGCAAAATAGTCGTTTAATTGGGATGACTACGACGACTCAAAATAGAGCCTCGCTTGAGTTTGAGCAAAAACTATCAACAGTAGTTTCATTTTTAGAAACAGTATTTCAGCCAGATGAACAACTTCCTTCGCTTGCGGAAGATTTGATTGATAACTCAATTTGGTACAAGTCTTTAGACTATCAAACCCGTGAATCTTGGAGTCGTAGTCGTCGTGTTGTTTGTAAGGTTGAATATGGGACGAAGGGAGCTAAAATTCGTTTTGTTGTAACTTCTTTAGCTACTAATAAAGTACCTCCTAGTCAACTGTATAAACAAAAATATTGTCAGCGAGGGGAGATGGAAAATCGCTTTAAAGAACAACAATTAGAACTTTTTAGTGATAGAACAAGCACCCACACGTTTGCGGGAAATCAATTACGTCTGTGGTTTTCTTCTGTTGCTTACGTTTTGATGAATGCGTTGCGTCAAAAATGTTTAGCTAAAACTGAATTACAAAATGCCACTGTTGGAACTATTCGTACCAAGTTATTGAAGTTAGGAGCTTTAATTACTATAAGTACACGCCGTATTTTAATTGCAATTACTAGTTCTTGTCCATACAAACATATATTTGCTACTGCTCATAGACGTTTAAAAATGCTCCCTAATACTGCTTAA